The Klebsiella quasivariicola region CGCATGACCGCCTTTTTCTCTCAACTCTCTCCCTGCCTTATCGGGATTGAAGCCTGCGGCGCCGCCCACTACTGGGCCCGCGAGCTGACCCGTATGGGGCATACCGTACGCATTATCCCGCCTCAGCGGGTCAAGTCCTATCTTAAAGGGCAGAAGAATGACGCCAACGACGCGGAAGCTATCTGCGAGGCTATCAGCCGTCCCGGAATGCGCTTTGTGGCCATGAAGACAGAGCGGCAGCAGACGCTGCAGGCAGAGCACCGCGTCCGGGCCCGGCTCGTCCGCGCCCGGACAGCCCTGAGTAATGAGATGCGGGGACTGCTGGGTGAGTTTGGTCTGGTACTGCCGGTGGGAATAAGGCAGCTACGTAAGGCATTGCCGGAGATACTGTCGCAACAAGAGCTGTGGGATGACCGCTTTATCCGCCTGCTGAGCGAACTGGCGGAAGAGCTGCAGATGCTGGATGAGCGGGTCGCCCGCCATGACAGGCGGCTTGAGCAGTCAGCACGGGATGATATCCGGATAAAAAGGCTGCTGGCGATAGAGGGTATGGGGCCGGTGGTGGCCAGTGCGCTGGTGGCGGCGGTCGGCGATGGCAGACAGTTCAAAAGTGGTCGGGAGATGGCGGCGTATCTGGGTCTGGTCCCGCGGCAGCACTCCAGTGGCGGGAAAGCGCGGCTGGGGTCTATCAGCAAACGGGGAGACAGTTACCTGCGGACGCTGATAATCCACGGTGCGCGTGCGGTGCT contains the following coding sequences:
- a CDS encoding IS110 family transposase, yielding MNIKRIGLDLAKNIFQIHAVDHHEHVVLRKTLRRDRMTAFFSQLSPCLIGIEACGAAHYWARELTRMGHTVRIIPPQRVKSYLKGQKNDANDAEAICEAISRPGMRFVAMKTERQQTLQAEHRVRARLVRARTALSNEMRGLLGEFGLVLPVGIRQLRKALPEILSQQELWDDRFIRLLSELAEELQMLDERVARHDRRLEQSARDDIRIKRLLAIEGMGPVVASALVAAVGDGRQFKSGREMAAYLGLVPRQHSSGGKARLGSISKRGDSYLRTLIIHGARAVLNACQNKTDRRSQWLKALSERRNRNIATVALANKNARIAWAILSREEDYHGLQAAG